From Plasmodium yoelii strain 17X genome assembly, chromosome: 7, one genomic window encodes:
- a CDS encoding fam-a protein, protein MNKFYIQIVLFLLNTSLYMNNKTLAIEPAPGEDAAPELTYHYLTPEEIYEKNKHLLCTNSEEIIQAGEVMNEAVEHLKYHATSMDGYELCDKNPDSSMLFYNKKHQGYINIEKINFKVDDPDNYNEIINMLWDPDYPIFFNMGFVKIARVYTPNLVMIQQRYKKKFGRRQRYFYALFTKVEISENKTIVVMTSANINDHNPSNKKYKNEIVKSANLFKTDIDSEEDIRKGKLKKTFVNLIGYLIEKKDRYINITYVDSIEGHSYGFLNVLLEKF, encoded by the exons ATGAAtaagttttatattcaaattgttttattcCTTTTAAACACCTCcctatatatgaataataaaacccTTGCAATTGAACCTGCTCCAGGAGAAGATGCAGCACCCGAATTAACATATCATTATCTTAC TCCagaagaaatatatgaaaaaaacaagcACTTATTATGTACCAATTCAGAAGAAATTATACAAGCAGGTGAAGTTATGAACGAAGCTGTGGaacatttaaaatatcatgCTACAAGTATGGATGGTTATGAATTATGTGATAAAAACCCTGATAGTAGTATGCTGTTTTATAACAAAAAACATCAAGgctatataaatattgaaaaaattaattttaaagtTGATGATCCCGATAAT tataatgaaataataaacatgTTATGGGATCCCGATTAtcccatttttttcaatatggGATTTGTTAAAA ttgCCCGTGTATACACTCCAAATTTAGTAATGATACAACAAcgttacaaaaaaaaatttggaCGCCGTCAGAgatatttttatgctttaTTTACAAAGGTTGAA ataTCAGAAAACAAAACTATAGTAGTCATGACTTcagcaaatataaatgatcacAATCCTtccaataaaaaatataaaaacgaaATTGTAAAAAGCGCAAATTTATTCAAAACTGACATTGATTCTGAAGAAGATATtagaaaaggaaaattaaaaaaaacgttTGTTAACTTAATTGGATACCtcattgaaaaaaaagacagATATATTAATATCACCTATGTCGACTCT atTGAAGGACATAGTTACGGTTTCCTAAATGTATTATTGGAAAAGTTTTAG
- a CDS encoding PIR protein, protein MSLTVCEAFKDADQYLPDNFSFKRDHRHTHLYNVYCRANTATGKGQCITSGEVVNAVTILLLNNLFIGNDIESENERNEYILYVMLWLSNKMKLITTGTFKQVADFYVTYIKNSEEYKDYINLILKNERLLYFNIGRMRKLYGLFNDLCNAINKHSEDPSDYSGFSKFATNWEEEAYNLAYKKNRIFEDKRHCTILSTLKNAYEKYRTDNGSPREIRKIKEIEGMDDCNKLFKNAKTRSKKLQNSRQIRIQKKPSGDPKKPSVNSQNPSVNSQNPSADSQKSSADSQKSSADSQKSSPDPEKNSPNPEKNSPDPQKSLADSQKSLADPQKSSEDPQKSSVPVKKDFEKSDDTLTYLDIKNAFETYSSFFSSALTNIGNNLYEKAVPTLQNVYGTLKNFSDTTISYMNEQLKKAIETYTLYEDIPDEKGPGGDPPADNPLPPFSDLPPNPLPLSSDLPSPNPSSLSNPSSLSNDSSSSGDPSLSSDPSSPSGPSSPSGPSPPSDLSPPSDLSPPSDPSPSSEPSPPNEPSPLTGQLQFIGQLQFIGQFPFTEQSLSTEQSLSTEQSLSTEKSPSIDQSPSIDQLPSIDQLLSNGSLSFTGPLSSNGQLSSNGQLSSSGLSSSTDSSSSSGSLPSSGSLPSSGSLPSSGSLLSSDSSLFTDSSSPQENLLPQKNPSETLLENIFETSLKTSPETASETSLQTSYTEEIQIQQPPQDSVEKGNFDQKINHEEPQKEVSIPEPVSEPITVTSPAEIPTGIPTGIPAGISTATSTAAQTATPTATQTAAPASAPTETSASTKKATPASAPTETSGGFSWGLSWGISERIPVIKLKNPISKVKINEIPGIDNNVFKKYKPIIVSIIVLLIPVALVIMNKYLPFVWGKKLKKKKKKKKAINMFGVNETAKRVINSTDRKKQAEIIINSSTQKKQDKKFINSSTQKKQDEKFINSYTQKKQDEKFINSSKKKKQDEKFINSSKKKKQDDKFINSYTQKKQDEKFINSSKKKKDKKFINSNDRKKKVEIIINSSPRKKKDKKFINSTDRKKQVEIIINSSTPKKKTKQFIDSSTQKKQVQIIINSHTQKKQTEQFINPVYWEKYSLLNIYKHMKSDPAPFICLFLLMIFFVYKRKYNSLE, encoded by the exons ATGAGCCTCACTGTG TGTGAAGCATTTAAAGATGCTGATCAATATTTGCCTGATAATTTTTCTTTCAAGAGGGATCATAGGCATACTCATTTATACAATGTTTATTGTCGAGCTAACACAGCAACAGGAAAAGGACAATGTATAACTTCCGGTGAAGTAGTTAACGCTGTtactatattattacttaataatttattcattGGAAATGATATAGAATCTGAAAATGAACGTAACGAATATATCCTGTATGTTATGCTATGGTTaagtaataaaatgaaactgATTACCACAGGGACCTTCAAACAGGTGGCAGATTTTTATGTCacgtatataaaaaattctgAAGAGTATAAagattatattaatttaatctTAAAAAACGAAAGATTACTGTATTTTAATATTGGTAGAATGCGTAAACTTTATGGGTTATTTAATGATCTGTGTAATGCAATTAATAAACATTCTGAAGATCCTTCAGATTATTCTGGTTTTTCAAAATTTGCTACTAATTGGGAAGAAGAAGCCTATAATCTtgcttataaaaaaaataggatTTTTGAAGATAAGCGACATTGTACTATTTTGTCGACTTTAAAAAATgcttatgaaaaatatagaacAGATAATGGTAGCCCACGTGAAATTCGAAAAATTAAAGAGATCGAAGGAATGGATGAttgtaataaattatttaaaaatgcaAAAACCCGATCGAAAAAATTACAGAACTCCCGACAAATAAGGATTCAAAAAAAACCTTCAGGAGATCCAAAAAAACCTTCAGTAAATTCACAAAACCCTTCAGTAAATTCACAAAACCCTTCAGCAGATTCACAAAAAAGTTCAGCAGATTCACAAAAAAGTTCAGCGGATTCACAAAAAAGTTCACCAGATCCAGAAAAAAATTCACCAAATCCAGAAAAAAATTCACCAGATCCACAAAAAAGTTTAGCAGATTCACAAAAAAGTTTAGCAGATCCACAAAAAAGTTCAGAAGATCCACAAAAAAGTTCAGTGCCTGTAAAAAAAGATTTCGAGAAAAGCGATGACACATTGACATATTTagatattaaaaatgcaTTTGAAACCTATAGCTCATTTTTTAGTAGTGCGCTTACTAATATTGgcaataatttatatgaaaaGGCGGTGCCAACCTTACAAAATGTTTACGgtacattaaaaaatttttctGATACCACGATTAGTTATATGAACGAGCAGCTTAAAAAAGCAATAGAAACTTATACATTATATGAAGATATACCTGATGAAAAAGGGCCAGGAGGTGACCCACCAGCAGATAATCCCTTACCGCCATTTAGTGACTTACCACCTAATCCCTTACCGTTATCTAGTGACTTACCATCACCTAATCCCTCATCATTATCTAATCCCTCATCATTATCTAATGACTCATCATCATCTGGTGACCCATCACTATCTAGTGACCCATCATCACCTAGTGGCCCATCATCACCTAGTGGCCCATCACCACCTAGTGACCTATCACCACCTAGTGACCTATCACCACCTAGTGATCCATCACCATCTAGTGAACCATCACCACCTAATGAACCATCACCACTTACTGGCCAATTACAATTTATTGGCCAATTACAATTTATTGGTCAATTTCCATTTACTGAGCAATCACTATCTACTGAGCAATCACTATCTACTGAGCAATCACTATCTACTGAGAAATCACCATCTATTGACCAATCACCATCTATTGACCAATTACCATCTATTGACCAATTACTATCTAATGGCTCATTATCATTTACTGGCCCATTATCATCTAATGGCCAATTATCATCTAATGGCCAATTATCATCTAGTGGCTTATCATCATCTACTGACTCATCATCATCTAGTGGCTCATTACCATCTAGTGGCTCATTACCATCTAGTGGCTCATTACCATCTAGTGGCTCATTACTATCTAGTGACTCATCACTATTTACTGACTCATCATCACCTCAAGAAAATTTATTACCTCAAAAAAATCCATCTGAAACTTTacttgaaaatatatttgaaacTTCACTTAAAACGTCACCTGAAACTGCATCTGAAACTTCACTACAGACAAGTTATACGGAAGAAATTCAAATACAGCAACCGCCTCAGGATTCAGTTGAAAAAGGAAATTTTGATCAAAAAATCAATCATGAAGAACCTCAAAAAGAAGTGTCAATTCCAGAGCCAGTTTCAGAGCCAATTACAGTGACAAGTCCAGCGGAAATTCCAACGGGAATTCCAACGGGAATTCCAGCGGGAATTTCAACGGCAACTTCAACAGCAGCTCAAACGGCAACTCCAACAGCAACTCAAACGGCAGCTCCAGCATCAGCTCCAACGGAAACTTCAGCATCAACTAAAAAGGCAACTCCAGCATCAGCTCCAACGGAAACTTCAGGAGGATTTTCATGGGGACTTTCATGGGGAATTTCAGAGAGAATTCCAGTGATTAAACTGAAAAATCCAATATccaaagtaaaaataaatgaaataccAGGAATAGATAATAATGtattcaaaaaatacaaaCCAATTATAGTTTCAATTATAGTTCTTTTAATTCCTGTTGCTTTAGTTATTATGAACaag TATTTGCCATTTGTATGGGGAAAGaaattgaagaaaaaaaaaaagaagaaaaaggCTATAAATATGTTTGGTGTAAATGAAACAGCAAAAAGAGTTATAAACTCAACTGATCGAAAGAAACAAGCggaaataattataaattcatcTACTCAAAAAAAACAGGATAAAAAGTTTATAAATTCATCTACTCAAAAAAAGCAGGATGAAAAgtttataaattcatatacTCAAAAAAAGCAGGATGAAAAGTTTATAAATtcatctaaaaaaaaaaagcaggATGAAAAGTTTATAAATtcatctaaaaaaaaaaagcaggATGACAAGTTTATAAATTCGTATACTCAAAAAAAGCAGGATGAAAAGTTTATAAATtcatctaaaaaaaaaaaggataaaAAGTTTATAAATTCAAATGATCGAAAGAAAAAAGtggaaataattataaattcatctcctcgaaaaaaaaaggataaaAAGTTTATAAACTCAACTGATCGAAAAAAACAAGtggaaataattataaattcatctactccaaaaaaaaagactAAACAGTTTATAGATTCATCTACTCAAAAAAAACAGGtgcaaataattataaattcacATACTCAAAAAAAACAGACTGAACAGTTTATAAATCCCGTTTATTGGgaaaaatattcattattaaatatatacaaacatATGAAGTCCGATCCTGCAccatttatttgtttgtttttgttgatgattttttttgtttataaaagaaaatacaattctttagaataa
- a CDS encoding PIR protein: protein MTRNVCEAFKSIEEYLPDDFSFEKNDIYTGTYNAYYHTNKETGNGKYETTGQTVSNATVLLFNKLFTGNKYIKSEDKNNEYITYIILWLSNKMKLIKTMNYGSVADFYVAFIRDSEKYNAYIDKINKSQNIMNLKIYRIRKLYELLNDLCNAITKYTKDPSICRNPSNCPDFFNFVNKWEKESKYLIKKTPKASDDKYYCDVLLTLKNAYEKYKQDNRIKNKLPEIEEIKEIYDCKKLCKDATSSKFLSVKPRDVLDEKNGLEKGKDILRYTDFVKNTFKTYSSFFSVMLTNNDNNLYKKVSPTLKKFYCKLKKFSGITVDNVNEPLKKIIEKYELDNCTSEEKAPGGEPPSANDPSSSQEDLPQDNSSKDNPSQSSLPPSLTLSSDKKTNTLQSSSELSKKTNSNKEDQGGLNKPVLSPVIKLKNPIFKVKINGIPGIYNNVLKKYKPFVFSFIFLLIPIALVIMYKYLPFGWGKKLKKKKKKKRAINMFGVNETEKRVINSTDRKKQAEMIINSSTQKKQDEKFINSYTQKKQDEKFINSYTQKKKDEEFINSYTQKKKDEKFINSYTQKKKDEKFINSYTQKKKDEEFINSYTQKKKDEKFINSYTQKKKDEKFINSSSQKKQDKKFINSSTRKKKSKKFINSTDRKKQVEIIINSSTQKKQDKKFINSSTQKKKDKKFTNLSTQKKQDKKLTNSSTQKKQTEQIINSIYWKKYPLLNIYKLMKTDPLPFIILFLLFIFYVYKRKYNSLE, encoded by the exons ATGACGCGCAATGTG TGTGAGGCATTTAAAAGCATTGAGGAATATTTGCCTGATGATTTTTCTTTCGagaaaaatgatatatatactGGAACATACAATGCTTATTATCATACTAACAAGGAAACAGGGaatggaaaatatgaaaCTACCGGCCAAACAGTTAGCAATGCtactgtattattatttaataagttGTTCACcggaaataaatatataaaatctGAGGATAAAAATAACGAATATATCACGTATATTATTCTATGGTTaagtaataaaatgaaactaaTTAAAACAATGAACTACGGAAGTGTAGCAGATTTTTATGTCGCGTTTATAAGAGATAGTGAAAAGTATAATGCATATATTGATAAAATCAATAAGAGCCAAAACATAATGAATCTTAAAATTTATAGAATACGTAAACTTTATGAATTACTTAACGATCTGTGTAATGCAATTACTAAATATACCAAAGATCCTTCAATTTGCCGAAATCCTTCAAATTGCCcagatttttttaattttgttaataaatgGGAAAAAGAATCCAAATATCTTATTAAGAAAACACCTAAGGCTTCTGATGATAAGTATTATTGTGATGTGTTGTTGACTTTAAAAAATGCTTATGAGAAATATAAACAAGATAATCGTATCAAAAATAAGCTTCCAGAAATTGAAGagataaaagaaatatatgattgtaaaaaattatgtaaagaTGCAACATCATCGAAATTTTTAAGTGTGAAGCCCCGAGATGTATtggatgaaaaaaatggttTAGAGAAAGGCAAAGATATCTTGAGATATACAGACTTTGttaaaaatacatttaaAACGTATAGTTCATTTTTTAGTGTTATGTTAACTAATAATGACAATAACTTATATAAAAAGGTGTCGCCAaccttaaaaaaattttactgtaaattaaaaaagtttTCTGGTATCACGGTTGATAATGTGAATGAAccacttaaaaaaataatagaaaaatatgaattagATAATTGTACATCTGAGGAAAAAGCCCCAGGAGGCGAACCACCATCAGCTAATGACCCATCATCATCTCAAGAAGATTTACCTCAAGATAATTCATCTAAAGATAATCCATCTCAATCTTCATTACCACCTTCATTAACATTAAGTTCTGATAAAAAAACTAATACACTGCAATCGTCTTCAGAATTAtctaaaaaaacaaattctAATAAAGAAGATCAAGGAGGATTAAACAAACCAGTGCTAAGTCCAGTGATTAAACTAAAAAATCCAATATtcaaagtaaaaataaatggaataccgggaatatataataatgtactcaaaaaatacaaaccatttgtattttcatttatatttcttttaattccTATTGCTTTAGTTATTATGTACAag TATTTGCCATTTGGATGGGGAAAGaaattgaagaaaaaaaaaaagaagaaaaggGCTATAAATATGTTTGGTGTAAATGAAACAGAAAAAAGAGTTATAAACTCAACTGATCGAAAGAAACAAGCGGAAATGATTATAAATTCATCTACTCAAAAAAAGCAGGATGAAAAgtttataaattcatatacTCAAAAAAAGCAGGATGAAAAgtttataaattcatatacTCAAAAAAAGAAGGATGAAGAgtttataaattcatatacTCAAAAAAAGAAGGATGAAAAgtttataaattcatatacTCAAAAAAAGAAGGATGAAAAgtttataaattcatatacTCAAAAAAAGAAGGATGAAGAgtttataaattcatatacTCAAAAAAAGAAGGATGAAAAgtttataaattcatatacTCAAAAAAAGAAGGATGAAAAGTTTATAAATTCATCGAGTCAAAAAAAACAGGATAAAAAGTTTATAAATTCATCTActcgaaaaaaaaagagtaAAAAGTTTATAAACTCAACTGATCGAAAAAAACAAGtggaaataattataaattcatctactcaaaaaaaacaggataaaaaatttataaattcatctactcaaaaaaaaaaggataaaAAGTTTACAAATTTATCTACTCAAAAAAAACAGGATAAAAAGCTTACAAATTCATCTACTCAAAAAAAACAGACTGAACAGATTATAAATTCCATATATTGGAAAAAATAtccattattaaatatatataaacttatGAAAACTGATCCTTTAccgtttattattttatttttgttgtttattttttatgtttataaaagaaaatacaattctttagaataa